Proteins encoded by one window of Dialister pneumosintes:
- the bioD gene encoding dethiobiotin synthase, translated as MKKCLFVTGTGTDVGKTYVTGLLIKKLREYNYAAGYYKAALSGAICDIKGNLQPEDALYVNDVAAIGADIEKMVSYIYKESVSPHLAAQINQSPIDIHKVTEDFLFATNTYDFLTVEGSGGIICPLRWDDSIHFGILDLIKQWELGVVLIADAGLGTINATVLTVAYLHQHHVPIRGIVLNRYQSDNIMHYDNKKMIEEMTGVNIVACVEANATDLDIPIKVLLDLYK; from the coding sequence ATGAAAAAATGCCTTTTTGTAACAGGAACAGGGACTGATGTCGGTAAAACCTATGTTACAGGATTACTTATAAAAAAATTAAGAGAATATAATTATGCAGCTGGATATTATAAAGCGGCATTGTCCGGCGCTATTTGTGATATAAAAGGAAATTTGCAACCAGAAGATGCTTTATATGTGAATGATGTGGCAGCTATAGGAGCTGATATAGAAAAAATGGTGTCTTACATTTATAAAGAATCCGTGTCACCACACTTAGCAGCACAAATAAATCAAAGTCCTATAGACATACATAAAGTAACGGAAGATTTTTTATTTGCAACAAATACTTATGATTTTTTAACTGTAGAAGGTAGTGGAGGAATTATTTGCCCGTTAAGATGGGATGATTCTATTCATTTTGGTATATTAGATTTAATAAAGCAATGGGAATTAGGTGTTGTTCTTATAGCTGATGCAGGACTTGGAACTATTAATGCAACGGTTCTTACTGTTGCTTATTTGCATCAGCATCATGTACCTATAAGAGGTATTGTTTTAAATCGATATCAATCAGATAACATTATGCATTATGATAATAAAAAAATGATTGAAGAAATGACAGGTGTAAATATTGTTGCTTGTGTAGAGGCGAATGCAACCGATTTAGACATACCGATAAAAGTGCTTTTAGATTTATACAAATAA
- a CDS encoding LpxI family protein codes for MKTIGLLAGIGTLPVEFIKAAHMQGYKVVCIAVIPGVSSMLQELADVYYDINVAKLNKIIKTLVKEQAMEVTMLGKVTKEWLFKGLHLPDLRALKVLNSLRNRKDDTIMLSLVDELAKDGIEVLDQTKYLKPLMPSAGVFTKKEPTEAQFRDIMFGFQAAKLIGAMDLGQTVVVKNQAVMAVEAIEGTDACIKRGGLLARGDAVVVKTAKPKQDPRFDVPAIGLTTLQSMEESGCKVLAIEANSTLFAEQEAVIKEANKKGIVILAVEQE; via the coding sequence ATGAAGACAATTGGATTACTTGCAGGAATAGGAACTTTGCCTGTAGAGTTTATTAAAGCAGCACATATGCAAGGATATAAAGTGGTCTGTATTGCTGTAATTCCGGGGGTCAGTTCCATGCTCCAAGAATTGGCTGATGTATATTATGATATTAATGTAGCAAAGCTTAATAAAATTATAAAGACACTTGTAAAAGAACAGGCTATGGAAGTTACTATGTTAGGAAAGGTAACTAAAGAATGGCTTTTTAAAGGACTTCATTTACCGGATCTTCGTGCACTTAAAGTTTTAAATAGTTTAAGGAATAGAAAAGATGACACGATAATGTTGTCTCTTGTCGACGAGTTGGCAAAGGATGGTATTGAAGTATTAGATCAAACTAAATACTTAAAACCTCTTATGCCAAGTGCAGGTGTTTTTACTAAAAAGGAACCTACCGAAGCACAATTTAGAGACATTATGTTTGGATTTCAAGCAGCCAAGTTAATCGGTGCTATGGATTTAGGACAAACTGTAGTTGTTAAAAATCAGGCAGTTATGGCGGTAGAAGCTATTGAAGGTACGGATGCATGTATAAAACGCGGAGGTTTGTTGGCAAGAGGAGATGCTGTAGTTGTAAAAACGGCAAAGCCTAAGCAGGACCCTCGTTTTGATGTTCCTGCCATTGGGCTTACTACTTTGCAATCTATGGAAGAAAGTGGATGTAAAGTATTAGCTATTGAAGCTAATAGTACTCTTTTTGCAGAACAAGAAGCAGTTATTAAAGAAGCAAATAAAAAGGGAATTGTTATTTTAGCTGTAGAACAGGAATAA